A stretch of Lathyrus oleraceus cultivar Zhongwan6 chromosome 6, CAAS_Psat_ZW6_1.0, whole genome shotgun sequence DNA encodes these proteins:
- the LOC127097426 gene encoding probable disease resistance protein At4g33300 isoform X1 — protein MALNDFFAGEIATELLKMLITISRKSLLCRASAEQLKSCINEILPTIQEIKYTGVELPEQRQFQLDRFSEILRSGVELSQKVLSSSRWNVYKNLQLAKKMEKLEKNVSRFVQGPMQAHILADVHHVRFEMAERFDRVDASNRKLEKYFGAMKIGVGGGGWVEEAVRSCMEEDENWVEGNCGNLNLSIGLDLGKKKVIEKVIGREDLWVVGVCGIGGSGKTTLAREVCRDEQVKCYFKERILFLTVSQSPNVEQLRTKIWGHIMGNRNLNPDYAVPQWIPQFECRSEARTLVVLDDVWSLSVLEQLVYRIPGCKFVVVSRFKFPTIFNETYEVELLSEEDALSLFCHHAFGQKSIPFTANENLVKQVVSECEKLPLALKVIGASLRDQTEMFWESVKNRLSQGQSIGESHEINLIERMAISINYLREEIKECFLDLCSFPEDKKIPLDVLINMWVEIHDIDEKDAFAIVVELSNKNLLTLVKEARAGGMYSSCFEISVTQHDVLRDLALNLSNRETINERRRLVMPKRENGLPREWMRRKHKPFEAQIVSIHTGEMKEMDWPKLEFPKAEVLIINFTSKNYFLPPFIDKMPNLRALIVINYSASYACLHNVSVFNNLANLRSLWLEKVSIPQFGGIVMENLGKLFIVLCKINNNLEGKEVNLSRIFPNLSEITLDHCDDVTSLPSSICRIQSLKNMSLTNCHNLAQLPAELGALRSLEILRLYACPKLKMLPPSVCDMIRLKYIDVSQCVYLSCFPEEIGKLASLEKIDMRECCMIKNVPQSAILLKSLRLVICDEEVFGMWKDVEKAKPNVHVQVSEQYFDLEWLRE, from the exons ATGGCACTGAACGATTTCTTCGCCGGCGAGATAGCGACGGAGCTTCTCAAAATGCTCATAACCATATCTCGAAAGTCTCTTCTATGCAGAGCAAGCGCAGAACAACTCAAATCTTGCATCAACGAAATCCTCCCCACAATACAAGAAATCAAATACACCGGCGTCGAGTTACCGGAGCAAAGACAGTTTCAGCTCGACCGTTTCTCGGAGATTCTCCGTTCAGGCGTGGAACTCTCTCAAAAAGTCCTCTCCTCAAGCCGGTGGAACGTGTACAAGAATCTCCAGCTAGCAAAGAAAATGGAGAAGCTTGAGAAGAACGTTTCACGGTTCGTGCAAGGTCCCATGCAGGCTCATATATTGGCTGACGTGCATCACGTGCGGTTCGAGATGGCGGAACGGTTCGACCGAGTGGACGCGTCGAATAGGAAGCTGGAGAAGTATTTTGGTGCTATGAAGATTGGTGTTGGAGGTGGAGGGTGGGTGGAGGAAGCTGTGAGGTCTTGTATGGAGGAAGATGAGAATTGGGTTGAGGGTAATTGTGGAAATTTGAATTTGAGTATTGGTTTGGATTTGGGGAAGAAGAAAGTTATAGAGAAAGTTATTGGAAGAGAGGATTTATGGGTTGTTGGGGTTTGTGGGATTGGTGGATCTGGGAAAACTACTCTTGCTAGAGAGGTTTGTAGAGATGAACAAGTTAAAT GTTATTTTAAGGAGAGAATCTTGTTTCTAACTGTTTCACAATCTCCAAATGTGGAGCAGCTAAGGACAAAGATTTGGGGACACATCATGGGAAACAGAAACTTGAATCCAGATTATGCGGTTCCTCAATGGATACCACAATTTGAATGCAGAAGTGAAGCTAGAACGTTGGTTGTTCTAGACGATGTTTGGTCACTCTCAGTTCTTGAACAGCTTGTGTATAGAATACCAGGTTGCAAGTTTGTTGTGGTTTCTAGGTTCAAATTTCCAACAATATTCAATGAAACTTATGAGGTTGAATTGTTGAGTGAAGAGGATGCTTTGTCTTTGTTCTGTCACCATGCTTTTGGACAGAAATCGATTCCTTTTACAGCTAATGAGAATTTGGTTAAACAG GTTGTGAGTGAGTGCGAAAAGCTTCCATTGGCGCTAAAAGTGATCGGAGCTTCGTTGAGAGATCAAACCGAAATGTTTTGGGAAAGTGTTAAAAACAGGTTATCTCAAGGCCAAAGTATTGGAGAATCTCATGAAATCAACCTGATTGAAAGAATGGCGATAAGTATAAACTACTTAAGAGAAGAGATCAAGGAATGTTTCTTGGACTTGTGTTCATTCCCCGAGGATAAAAAAATCCCTCTAGATGTTCTCATCAATATGTGGGTCGAAATCCATGATATTGATGAGAAAGATGCTTTTGCTATTGTTGTTGAGCTCTCTAACAAAAATCTTCTCACCTTGGTGAAAGAAGCACG TGCTGGTGGCATGTATAGTAGTTGCTTTGAGATCTCAGTTACTCAACATGATGTACTTAGAGACCTTGCACTTAATTTGAGTAACCGCGAGACCATTAATGAACGCCGGCGATTAGTTATGCCAAAACGAGAGAACGGGCTCCCCAGAGAATGGATGAGACGCAAACACAAACCATTCGAGGCACAAATTGTTTCAATTCACACAG GCGAAATGAAGGAAATGGATTGGCCTAAACTTGAATTTCCAAAAGCTGAAGTGCTGATTATAAATTTTACATCCAAGAATTACTTTTTACCTCCTTTCATAGATAAAATGCCAAATTTAAGAGCATTAATAGTAATAAACTATAGTGCATCCTATGCTTGTCTTCACAATGTTTCAGTTTTCAACAATTTGGCAAACTTGAGAAGCCTATGGCTTGAAAAAGTTTCCATCCCTCAATTTGGAGGCATTGTCATGGAAAACTTAGGCAAGTTATTTATAGTCTTGTGTAAGATTAACAACAATCTAGAGGGTAAAGAGGTAAACCTGTCTCGAATCTTTCCTAACCTCTCTGAGATCACTCTTGATCATTGTGATGATGTAACTTCTTTGCCCTCAAGCATTTGTAGGATACAATCTCTCAAAAACATGAGTCTCACCAATTGCCACAATTTGGCACAACTTCCTGCTGAATTAGGCGCCCTGAGATCTCTCGAGATTCTTCGGTTATACGCTTGTCCGAAATTGAAAATGCTTCCTCCTAGCGTCTGCGACATGATTAGATTGAAGTATATCGATGTTTCGCAATGTGTTTACTTGTCATGTTTTCCTGAAGAGATTGGAAAATTAGCAAGTTTGGAAAAGATTGACATGAGGGAATGCTGCATGATTAAGAATGTGCCTCAATCTGCTATTTTGTTGAAGTCTTTGAGGCTTGTAATTTGTGATGAGGAAGTGTTTGGTATGTGGAAAGATGTTGAGAAGGCCAAGCCTAATGTTCATGTTCAAGTGTCAGAACAGTACTTTGATTTGGAATGGCTTAGAGAATGA
- the LOC127097426 gene encoding probable disease resistance protein At4g33300 isoform X2, giving the protein MALNDFFAGEIATELLKMLITISRKSLLCRASAEQLISCINEILPTIQEIKYTGVELPEQRQFQLDRFSEILRSGVELSQKVLSSSRWNVYKNLQLAKKMEKLEKNVSRFVQGPMQAHILADVHHVRFEMAERFDRVDASNRKLEKYFGAMKIGVGGGGWVEEAVRSCMEEDENWVEGNCGNLNLSIGLDLGKKKVIEKVIGREDLWVVGVCGIGGSGKTTLAREVCRDEQVKCYFKERILFLTVSQSPNVEQLRTKIWGHIMGNRNLNPDYAVPQWIPQFECRSEARTLVVLDDVWSLSVLEQLVYRIPGCKFVVVSRFKFPTIFNETYEVELLSEEDALSLFCHHAFGQKSIPFTANENLVKQVVSECEKLPLALKVIGASLRDQTEMFWESVKNRLSQGQSIGESHEINLIERMAISINYLREEIKECFLDLCSFPEDKKIPLDVLINMWVEIHDIDEKDAFAIVVELSNKNLLTLVKEARAGGMYSSCFEISVTQHDVLRDLALNLSNRETINERRRLVMPKRENGLPREWMRRKHKPFEAQIVSIHTGEMKEMDWPKLEFPKAEVLIINFTSKNYFLPPFIDKMPNLRALIVINYSASYACLHNVSVFNNLANLRSLWLEKVSIPQFGGIVMENLGKLFIVLCKINNNLEGKEVNLSRIFPNLSEITLDHCDDVTSLPSSICRIQSLKNMSLTNCHNLAQLPAELGALRSLEILRLYACPKLKMLPPSVCDMIRLKYIDVSQCVYLSCFPEEIGKLASLEKIDMRECCMIKNVPQSAILLKSLRLVICDEEVFGMWKDVEKAKPNVHVQVSEQYFDLEWLRE; this is encoded by the exons CGGCGTCGAGTTACCGGAGCAAAGACAGTTTCAGCTCGACCGTTTCTCGGAGATTCTCCGTTCAGGCGTGGAACTCTCTCAAAAAGTCCTCTCCTCAAGCCGGTGGAACGTGTACAAGAATCTCCAGCTAGCAAAGAAAATGGAGAAGCTTGAGAAGAACGTTTCACGGTTCGTGCAAGGTCCCATGCAGGCTCATATATTGGCTGACGTGCATCACGTGCGGTTCGAGATGGCGGAACGGTTCGACCGAGTGGACGCGTCGAATAGGAAGCTGGAGAAGTATTTTGGTGCTATGAAGATTGGTGTTGGAGGTGGAGGGTGGGTGGAGGAAGCTGTGAGGTCTTGTATGGAGGAAGATGAGAATTGGGTTGAGGGTAATTGTGGAAATTTGAATTTGAGTATTGGTTTGGATTTGGGGAAGAAGAAAGTTATAGAGAAAGTTATTGGAAGAGAGGATTTATGGGTTGTTGGGGTTTGTGGGATTGGTGGATCTGGGAAAACTACTCTTGCTAGAGAGGTTTGTAGAGATGAACAAGTTAAAT GTTATTTTAAGGAGAGAATCTTGTTTCTAACTGTTTCACAATCTCCAAATGTGGAGCAGCTAAGGACAAAGATTTGGGGACACATCATGGGAAACAGAAACTTGAATCCAGATTATGCGGTTCCTCAATGGATACCACAATTTGAATGCAGAAGTGAAGCTAGAACGTTGGTTGTTCTAGACGATGTTTGGTCACTCTCAGTTCTTGAACAGCTTGTGTATAGAATACCAGGTTGCAAGTTTGTTGTGGTTTCTAGGTTCAAATTTCCAACAATATTCAATGAAACTTATGAGGTTGAATTGTTGAGTGAAGAGGATGCTTTGTCTTTGTTCTGTCACCATGCTTTTGGACAGAAATCGATTCCTTTTACAGCTAATGAGAATTTGGTTAAACAG GTTGTGAGTGAGTGCGAAAAGCTTCCATTGGCGCTAAAAGTGATCGGAGCTTCGTTGAGAGATCAAACCGAAATGTTTTGGGAAAGTGTTAAAAACAGGTTATCTCAAGGCCAAAGTATTGGAGAATCTCATGAAATCAACCTGATTGAAAGAATGGCGATAAGTATAAACTACTTAAGAGAAGAGATCAAGGAATGTTTCTTGGACTTGTGTTCATTCCCCGAGGATAAAAAAATCCCTCTAGATGTTCTCATCAATATGTGGGTCGAAATCCATGATATTGATGAGAAAGATGCTTTTGCTATTGTTGTTGAGCTCTCTAACAAAAATCTTCTCACCTTGGTGAAAGAAGCACG TGCTGGTGGCATGTATAGTAGTTGCTTTGAGATCTCAGTTACTCAACATGATGTACTTAGAGACCTTGCACTTAATTTGAGTAACCGCGAGACCATTAATGAACGCCGGCGATTAGTTATGCCAAAACGAGAGAACGGGCTCCCCAGAGAATGGATGAGACGCAAACACAAACCATTCGAGGCACAAATTGTTTCAATTCACACAG GCGAAATGAAGGAAATGGATTGGCCTAAACTTGAATTTCCAAAAGCTGAAGTGCTGATTATAAATTTTACATCCAAGAATTACTTTTTACCTCCTTTCATAGATAAAATGCCAAATTTAAGAGCATTAATAGTAATAAACTATAGTGCATCCTATGCTTGTCTTCACAATGTTTCAGTTTTCAACAATTTGGCAAACTTGAGAAGCCTATGGCTTGAAAAAGTTTCCATCCCTCAATTTGGAGGCATTGTCATGGAAAACTTAGGCAAGTTATTTATAGTCTTGTGTAAGATTAACAACAATCTAGAGGGTAAAGAGGTAAACCTGTCTCGAATCTTTCCTAACCTCTCTGAGATCACTCTTGATCATTGTGATGATGTAACTTCTTTGCCCTCAAGCATTTGTAGGATACAATCTCTCAAAAACATGAGTCTCACCAATTGCCACAATTTGGCACAACTTCCTGCTGAATTAGGCGCCCTGAGATCTCTCGAGATTCTTCGGTTATACGCTTGTCCGAAATTGAAAATGCTTCCTCCTAGCGTCTGCGACATGATTAGATTGAAGTATATCGATGTTTCGCAATGTGTTTACTTGTCATGTTTTCCTGAAGAGATTGGAAAATTAGCAAGTTTGGAAAAGATTGACATGAGGGAATGCTGCATGATTAAGAATGTGCCTCAATCTGCTATTTTGTTGAAGTCTTTGAGGCTTGTAATTTGTGATGAGGAAGTGTTTGGTATGTGGAAAGATGTTGAGAAGGCCAAGCCTAATGTTCATGTTCAAGTGTCAGAACAGTACTTTGATTTGGAATGGCTTAGAGAATGA
- the LOC127097427 gene encoding probable disease resistance protein At4g33300 produces MALNDFFAAGEIATELLKMLITISREPLLCRASAELKSCINEILPTIQEIKYTGVKLPEHRQFQLDRFSEILRSGVELSQKVLSSSRWNVYKNLQLAKKMDKLEKNVSRFVQGPMKAHILADVHHVRFEMADRFDRVDASNRKLEKYFGAMKIGVGGGGWVEEAVRSCMEEDENWVEGNCGNLNLSIGLDLGKKKVIEKVIGREDLWVVGVCGIGGSGKTTLAREVCRDEQVKCYFKERILFLTVSQSPNVEQLRTKIWGHIMGNRNLNPDYAVPQWIPQFECRSEARTLVVLDDVWSLSVLEQLVYRIPGCKFVVVSRFKFPTIFNETYEVELLSEEDALSLFCHHAFGQKSIPFTANENLVKQVVSECEKLPLALKVIGASLRDQTEMFWESVKNRLSQGQSIGESHEINLIERMAISINYLREEIKECFLDLCSFPEDKKIPLDVLINMWVEIHDIDEKDAFAIVVELSNKNLLTLVKEARAGGMYSSCFEISVTQHDVLRDLALNLSNRETINERRRLVMPKRENGLPREWMRRKHKPFEAQIVSIHTGEMKEMDWPKLEFPKAEVLIINFTSKNYFLPPFIDKMPNLRALIVINYSASYACLHNVSVFNNLANLRSLWLEKVSIPQFGGIVMENLGKLFIVLCKINNNLEGKEVNLSRIFPNLSEITLDHCDDVTSLPSSICRIQSLKNMSLTNCHNLAQLPAELGALRSLEILRLYACPKLKMLPPSVCDMIRLKYIDVSQCVYLSCFPEEIGKLASLEKIDMRECCMIKNVPQSAILLKSLRLVICDEEVFGMWKDVEKAKPNVHVQVSEQYFDLEWLRE; encoded by the exons ATGGCACTGAACGATTTCTTCGCCGCCGGCGAGATAGCGACGGAGCTTCTCAAAATGCTCATAACCATATCTCGAGAGCCTCTTCTATGCAGAGCAAGCGCAGAACTCAAATCTTGCATCAACGAAATCCTCCCCACAATACAAGAAATCAAATACACCGGCGTCAAGTTACCGGAGCATAGACAGTTTCAGCTCGACCGTTTCTCGGAGATTCTCCGTTCAGGCGTCGAACTCTCTCAAAAAGTCCTCTCCTCAAGCCGGTGGAACGTGTACAAGAATCTCCAGCTAGCAAAGAAAATGGATAAGCTTGAGAAGAACGTTTCACGGTTCGTGCAAGGTCCCATGAAGGCTCATATATTGGCTGACGTGCATCACGTGCGGTTCGAGATGGCGGACCGGTTCGACCGCGTGGACGCGTCGAATAGGAAGCTGGAGAAGTATTTTGGTGCCATGAAGATTGGTGTTGGAGGTGGAGGGTGGGTGGAGGAAGCTGTGAGGTCATGTATGGAGGAAGATGAGAATTGGGTTGAGGGTAATTGTGGAAATTTGAATTTGAGTATTGGTTTGGATTTGGGGAAGAAGAAAGTTATAGAGAAAGTTATTGGAAGAGAGGATTTATGGGTTGTTGGGGTTTGTGGGATTGGTGGATCTGGGAAAACTACTCTTGCTAGAGAGGTTTGTAGAGATGAACAAGTTAAAT GTTATTTTAAGGAGAGAATCTTGTTTCTAACTGTTTCACAATCTCCAAATGTGGAGCAGCTAAGGACAAAGATTTGGGGACACATCATGGGAAACAGAAACTTGAATCCAGATTATGCGGTTCCTCAATGGATACCACAATTTGAATGCAGAAGTGAAGCTAGAACGTTGGTTGTTCTAGACGATGTTTGGTCACTCTCAGTTCTTGAACAGCTTGTGTATAGAATACCAGGTTGCAAGTTTGTTGTGGTTTCTAGGTTCAAATTTCCAACAATATTCAATGAAACTTATGAGGTTGAATTGTTGAGTGAAGAGGATGCTTTGTCTTTGTTCTGTCACCATGCTTTTGGACAGAAATCGATTCCTTTTACAGCTAATGAGAATTTGGTTAAACAG GTTGTGAGTGAGTGCGAAAAGCTTCCATTGGCGCTAAAAGTGATCGGAGCTTCGTTGAGAGATCAAACCGAAATGTTTTGGGAAAGTGTTAAAAACAGGTTATCTCAAGGCCAAAGTATTGGAGAATCTCATGAAATCAACCTGATTGAAAGAATGGCGATAAGTATAAACTACTTAAGAGAAGAGATCAAGGAATGTTTCTTGGACTTGTGTTCATTCCCCGAGGATAAAAAAATCCCTCTAGATGTTCTCATCAATATGTGGGTCGAAATCCATGATATTGATGAGAAAGATGCTTTTGCTATTGTTGTTGAGCTCTCTAACAAAAATCTTCTCACCTTGGTGAAAGAAGCACG TGCTGGTGGCATGTATAGTAGTTGCTTTGAGATCTCAGTTACTCAACATGATGTACTTAGAGACCTTGCACTTAATTTGAGTAACCGCGAGACCATTAATGAACGCCGGCGATTAGTTATGCCAAAACGAGAGAACGGGCTCCCCAGAGAATGGATGAGACGCAAACACAAACCATTCGAGGCACAAATTGTTTCAATTCACACAG GCGAAATGAAGGAAATGGATTGGCCTAAACTTGAATTTCCAAAAGCTGAAGTGCTGATTATAAATTTTACATCCAAGAATTACTTTTTACCTCCTTTCATAGATAAAATGCCAAATTTAAGAGCATTAATAGTAATAAACTATAGTGCATCCTATGCTTGTCTTCACAATGTTTCAGTTTTCAACAATTTGGCAAACTTGAGAAGCCTATGGCTTGAAAAAGTTTCCATCCCTCAATTTGGAGGCATTGTCATGGAAAACTTAGGCAAGTTATTTATAGTCTTGTGTAAGATTAACAACAATCTAGAGGGTAAAGAGGTAAACCTGTCTCGAATCTTTCCTAACCTCTCTGAGATCACTCTTGATCATTGTGATGATGTAACTTCTTTGCCCTCAAGCATTTGTAGGATACAATCTCTCAAAAACATGAGTCTCACCAATTGCCACAATTTGGCACAACTTCCTGCTGAATTAGGCGCGCTGAGATCTCTCGAGATTCTTCGGTTATACGCTTGTCCGAAATTGAAAATGCTTCCTCCTAGCGTCTGCGACATGATTAGATTGAAGTATATCGATGTTTCGCAATGTGTTTACTTGTCATGTTTTCCTGAAGAGATTGGAAAATTAGCAAGTTTGGAAAAGATTGACATGAGGGAATGCTGCATGATTAAGAATGTGCCTCAATCTGCTATTTTGTTGAAGTCTTTGAGGCTTGTAATTTGTGATGAGGAAGTGTTTGGTATGTGGAAAGATGTTGAGAAGGCCAAGCCTAATGTTCATGTTCAAGTGTCAGAACAGTACTTTGATTTGGAATGGCTTAGAGAATGA